A single Brassica rapa cultivar Chiifu-401-42 chromosome A04, CAAS_Brap_v3.01, whole genome shotgun sequence DNA region contains:
- the LOC103863420 gene encoding DNA-binding protein S1FA1-like, translating to MIRKKRVITLSACVCVLISSVRKRIFVFIRSSFFLPSPPFLRCSQRFRIVFMDGEDFARKAAAEARGLNPGLIVLLVIGGPLVLFLVANIVLYVHAQKNLPPKKKKPISKKKLKREKLKQGVSVPGE from the exons atgataagaaaaaaacGTGTTATTACATTATCTGCGTGTGTTTGTGTCTTAATCTCTTCTGTTCGAAAACGGATCTTCGTTTTCATCAGATCATCCTTCTTTCTCCCTTCTCCACCATTCTTACGTTGCTCTCAGAGATTTCGGATCGTATTCATGGACGGCGAAGATTTTGCCAGAAAG GCGGCTGCAGAAGCCAGAGGATTGAACCCGGGACTAATCGTTCTGCTTGTTATTGGAGGTCCGCTTGTTTTGTTCCTTGTTGCCAACATCGTGCTCTACGTGCATGCACAGAAGAACCTAcctccaaagaagaagaagccaattTCTAAAAAGAAGCTCAAGCGGGAGAAGCTGAAGCAAGGAGTCTCGGTGCCTGGAGAATAA